The genomic interval tatatatattttaatttttttatattgtagataatttttatatataatatataattatatataaaatagtctataatataattataatatatattataatgtactacaatatattattactatagtattatataccattatatatatatatattatataatatagtatattaaaattgaaaaaggggaCCGAACAGGACCGGAACaggtaaaatcggaagtactaATTTAGGGGGATAACGGATGCAGAATCGAttcttaaaaatgtaaaactggTGCATACTAGTTAGGTCCCAAATCTTGTCTAAAACCGGATCAAACCGGACCGATTCTTGAATATGAGCAGATTGATAATCCAGTTATTTGCCTGCCTTATCCGAGACCATACTGTGAAAAAAACCAACCTGAATGAATAGTAGTACAACTAGCAACAAATAATTGacgaagagaaatgatatttacagttatgaATTGCATAAATGTgacacactttttttaaaaaaatgaataagtatgaaattcacatgaaaaaattaattttatgatagtgaactttaatctttttttaaaaaaatggacaaTACTTACATAATCTATCATTGGATATAACATTACTTACAAAAACTGTTATATATACGAGACATGAATTATCATGTTACGATTAATGGCGTGAGGACATGTGTCGCAGTTGGACTTAACGTAGCAAGCAAGGCCGGGTATATGATACATCAGcaatttttatcaattatttaaaaacaagtttgaAGAGTCGTATGATGCATAATTATCGTATAactgttttgaaaaaaaaaatagaattaaaaacagaaaaatgacaggattaaaaaaataaaaaagaaaataaaaaacaaagtgagatttgaataataataagtatcAGATTCAAATGCTGGACAGCtatagaagaaagaaacaaagaaagcaaaacaaaagaaggGTGAAAGggcatattctaattaattaaagaaagaaaattctaaatatatagtGCAAAGAATTCAAAGGTGGGGACAATaatctctttttataatttgaatttggGTCAACTTTATGTTTGGtcttaaatatgatatatatattatagttataaagaaatttcataaaaataaatatacaaactgAGGTATCTTAAcgtgataaattaaattataaaattatttttattattaaataaatataaatatcatataaaaatatgtaagaatataatttatttttttatgaaactttTATGACGGCAGCAAGTCTCTATATATGGTCTCCACAAAGCATCTTTtgttgaaaaattctaaaaccatgGCTTCCCCCTCTTAGCTTTTCTTCCCAAAAGTTTACattatattctctctctttcagtaTTCTCTCCAATGGATTCACAAAaccaataaagaaataataaagcAAACTCACCATCAATTACCAACTAAAAAAGCCGTGTTCCCATTTTTCAGACCTTTTGATTTTGTTCATCAAGAACCCAAAATTCAAAGCTCAAACGCagaggtaaaaaagaaaaaaagaaaaaaatcagttCTAGAATCAAAGATGGATGCACGAGAAAAGTGTTTGTCTTGAGCCCCAAGCTATACAAGTCCAGAGTCAAAAAACACATAGCCGGCGTTAGGGTCAATATGGGCGGCTAACCTGactctttctttcttgtggtggtttccattctctctctctatattttccttcccttttgaGGTCGCGCGCTCAGCTTCTCCGATCCCCAAGAATCCTATGTTTcctgtttttattttgtctatATGCAGAAGCTGCCTTTCAACGACATTCCCACATGTTCAACCTTCGCATATGCTGAAATATCCATGAACTCAGCTTGTCTCTGTTCTTTGTTTGGCGTTTTGTTTTCTGGGAATTTAATAGCCGATCATTCACTGTAAATTTCACAAATAAGAAGACGaagaaaaggaggaagaagaataagGTTTATTAGAACAAACATGTCAGATGAGGAAACTGATTCATGGTCTACCGcgttaatcattttcttaatcttgATCTCAGGTAATATTAATtcagatttttccttttttagttttgattctTTCTCAGCTCATCCGTTTGacaattcataaattatttcctTGTTTAAAGATGCATGGATATATGGCTTTGATCATTTGGttttctttcaagttttttaCCCTGAATTCATGAGCTTTAATGGCATTAAAAAACTCTCAAGTACTATATTAACCTTAGCTTCCAAGAATGTTCATGGGTATCTCCATTCTTTCATTTCTGTGAATATTTATTGATTGAATTTACGTTCCCCATGGTTGATTCTTGTAATTATTACCCGAACCAAAAACATTTGTGTTCGCGTTTTTCGAGGATGATTATGTTTCTTAAATATGTTggaattcaaataatttaatttacagGTGTACTGCTTGTTTCTGGAGATTCTCTGCACACAGACAGAGATGTTCTTCTCCaactaaaatcatttcttgAAGACAACAATAAGGTAAACCGAGGACAATACTCGAAGTGGAACAATGGGAGCTCGAGTTCAATCAATCCATGCAACTGGGAGGGAATAAAATGCAGTCAAAGTAACGGCACAGAGGAAAGGGTAACGGACATCAACATCTCCGACAGCCACATTGCCGGCGAGATATTCGGGAACTTTTCATCGCTGACCGAGCTCACCTACCTCGACCTCTCCAGAAACACTCTTGGCGGAGTGATCCACAGCGACTTGAGTCGGTGCCAGAAGCTCGTTCATCTCAATTTGTCCCACAACATCATCAACGGAGAGCTGAACTTGACCGGATTGAGCAACTTGGAGAAGCTTGATTTGTCCATCAACAGGTTTAGTGGGGAGGTACGGATGAGCATACCGGTAAGTTGCGACAACTTGGTTGTGGTGAATATATCGGGGAATAATTTCACCGGCACAATCAATGGAAGCTTCTTCGATGGATGCTCGAAGTTGCAGTACTTGGATTTGAGCTCAAACAATTTAACTGGGCAGTTATGGAATGGTTTTGCGAGGCTGCTAGACTTCTCTGTCTCAGAAAACCAACTCAGGGGGCCTGTATTGTCGTCCATGTTCATTGATAACTGTAGCCTGAAATTTTTAGACCTGTCGGAAAATGGTTTTGTCGGGGAGTTTCCAAGGGAAATATCAAAGTGTCGAAATTTGGTTATCTTGAATCTGTCGGAGAACAATTTCACGGGGCAGATACCTGCTGAGCTGGGATCGATTTCGAGTCTTGAAGCATTGTACTTGGGAAGCAACAAATTTTCCAGTAAGATCCCTGATTCGCTTctgaatttgaataatttgaCCTTCTTGGATTTGAGCAAGAACAATTTCCAGGGTAATATACAGGAAAATTTGGGAAAATTCATACAGGTTAAGTTTCTTCTGCTGCATGGAAATTCATTCACCGGAGGGATAAATTCGTCTGGAATTCTGAAGCTACCCAATATTTCGAGATTAGACCTGAGCCAAAACAATTTTTCAGGTTCTCTTCCAGTTGAAATTACTCATGTGTCAAGTTTGAACTTCTTGATCCTTGCGTACAACCAGTTTTCCGGTCCCATTCCACTGGAATTCGGAAACTTGTCACGCCTACAAGCCCTCGACCTTTCTTTTAACAGGCTAATTGGATCAGTTCCTCCCACTCTTGGAAAGCTGAGCTCACTCTTATGGTTGATGCTAGCTAACAATTCACTAACAGGTGAAATTCCGCCTGAGTTGGGAAATTGCACAAGCTTGTTATGGTTAAATCTTGCCAACAACCAGCTTTCCGGGAAAATACCACCGGAATTGACGAATATCGGTAGCAACCCCACGCCTACTTTTGAATCGAATAAACGGGAAAGTAATCGGATTATTGCAGGATCAGGAGAGTGTTTGGCAATGAAAAGGTGGATTCCAGCAGACTACCCTCCTTTCAGTTTTGTGTATACCCTCCTCACAAGGAAGAGTTGCAGAAGCATATGGGATAGGTTACTTCAAGGAAATGGCATTTTCCAGATATGTGCACGCGGTTCATCAGTCCCGACCTTACAAATCTCTGGTTATGTTCAACTAAGTGGGAATCGTCTTTCAGGTGAGATCCCTGAGGATATCGGCAAGATGCAGAATTTCAGTATGTTGCATCTAGGCATGAATGAGTTCTATGGAAAACTACCTCCTCAGATTGGACAGATGCCTCTTGTCGTTTTGAACGTCACCAGGAACAAACTTTCTGGTGAGATTCCTAAAGAAATCGGTGACATTACATGCCTACAAAAGTTGGATTTGTCTTTCAATAATTTCTCTGGCACTTTCCCAGCGAGCTTGGGCAACTTAACTAGCCTGAACAAGTTCAACATCTCCTACAATCCATTCATCTCTGGCACAATTCCATCAACTGGGCAATTAGCAACTTTGGAGAAGGAGTCCTATCTCGGTGTCCCCCTCTTGGACCTTCCAGATTTTATGAAAAGTCCTGAAGTCAAGTCTCCTGAGAGAAAGGATGGGAGGCACAAGAGGCCTACAAAGTTGGCTAGAATCTTGGTGTTCCTAGCTCTGATATTGGCTTTCTTAATATTTGGGGCATTGTCACTCATAGTCTGCTCATTGGTGAAAGGCCCATTAGAATCACCAGGGTATCTTTTAGAGGAAACAAAATACAGGCATGATTTTGCATCAAGTTCTAGCTGTTCATCACCTTGGTTGTCAGACACTGTTAAGGTCATCCGCCTGGACAAAACAGCTTTCACACATGCCGACATTTTAAAAGCTACTGGCAACTTTTCGGAGGAGAGGATTATTGGGAAGGGAGGATTTGGCACAGTGTATCGAGGTTTATTGCCTGGCGGGAGAGAAGTTGCAGTAAAGAAGCTTCAAAGAGAAGGAATAGAGGGGGAAAGGGAATTCAGAGCTGAAATGGAAGTTTTGAGTGGGAATGGCTTTGGTTGGCCACATCCAAACCTCGTGACACTTTATGGGTGGTGTCTGGATGGCTCacaaaaaattttggtttatgaGTACATGGAAGGTGGAAGCTTGGAGGATCTTGTATCGGACAGAATGAAACTGACATGGAGGAGGAGAGTTGAAGTGGCCATTGATGTAGCTCGAGCACTAATGTTTCTACACCATGAGTGTTTCCCTTCCATTGTGCACAGGGATGTGAAGGCCAGTAATGTCCTGCTTGACAAGGATGGGAAAGCAAGAGTCACAGACTTTGGTCTAGCTAGGTTTGTTGATACTGGGGATAGCCATGTGAGCACGGTAGTGGCTGGGACAATTGGCTATGTTGCACCAGAATATGGGCAGACATGGCATGCCACTACCAAAGGTGATGTGTACAGTTTTGGGGTGCTATCAATGGAGCTGGCTACTGGGAGGAGGGCTGTGGATGGAGGGGAAGAGAGTCTAGTCGAATGGGCGAGACGGGTGATGGGAATTGGGCAACATGGGTTAAGTAGATCAGTGATTCCAGTTGTGCTTTTAGGGTCTGGGTTGGCGGAGGGGGCAGAAGAGATGTGTGAACTACTTCGGATTGGAGTAAAGTGCACGGCTGAGTCACCACAAGCTAGACCAAACATGAAGGAGGTGCTGGCTATGTTGATAAAGATATCCAGTACTAGGGATGAATTCAATTATGGCCCCTATCCTCCCTCCTTGTGATTTGTGGCCTAAAAAATCCAGGTTTTTTTAGAGAAAGTTTTCACAATTCTAGGATGTTTTACACAGTCTACATACATATAATACACATTGTTTTTCATTACTTCTACAAAATTCTTTTTGTACAGAGACATTGATCATTCATTCTGTTGAAGAATCACAATTTGGTTATGCAATTTGAgctcaatttttttctatttcccAGAAAATTCTTGGGTTAGCTAATCCCAGATCAATTAATCatccattttgaaaaataaatagaattggAACAGGAAaaacaagtttttaaaaaatgtgagttGGAACTCGTAGAGCTGCAAAGATATTCTCAGTTCATGAACACTACTCACGATCTGATTTTGTAGGGaccaaattttcttgttttcctttttgtttgggagaaaagaaaagaaaaaagaactaaTATTTGTTCTCCAGAAAGTAAAAGGGTGTTTTCAATCTCACTAGAGTCTCTATgcaaaccaaaaccaaacccTCATTAACAAGCACTCTACTCCACCAAAGTGGAAAGCATAGccaatataaaagaataaaaactcaCAAAAATTGACATTGGAAAGAAACCCACAACTTGACTACATGGGCCGTTCAACTAATCTTTTGGGCCTAGTGGCAGTGCAAACCCTCTTGATGTATTTCCTTTCAAAGGTATACACacaactttaaatatttaaaaaaatgcaccACTCATTTCTTTaacgattaaaaaaaattaaaatgtcgaacaataactTTGAGAAGTTAAAATCATGGAACCACGAAACATTTTTGAATGACTATTTCGTAAATGTGCACAAGTGgtgtcaaatattttttttaaaatttttaaatatttttaaaaatatattacttcactaatagtcaattctttaacgattaaaaaaaattaaaatgccgAGCAATAACTTTGAGAGGATAAAATCATGGAATCAAGTATCATTTTTCGTACATTTTCGAATGACTATTTCGCAAATGTGCACAAGTGTTGTGTTAATTTAGATTCTGTTAAATTATTTTGCCGACACTCAGattgacttaaaaataaaataaaaagtaaggaAACTATGGAGGGAGATGATAAAATTGGAAACTAGTGGAACATGAAGATAATAATACAATCTCTATTCAAAAAGGGCTCTTAGAGCACTTTTATTggcttttttaattttgtaattttttttttcaaatagagaaTAATTTGTCAAAATAAGGCTTCTATTGGATTATGTAAAATCAACGTAAAATACATGAGTTAAAGTGTTTCTCTACATTTAACATGCATTATTCAtctatgtaaatatttttttttattagttatttctttttcctaatctttctttatatttctcacatttacacttttatttgtaaaacaagaaaacattataatattattagaaaattttattttaataaaaagaaaaacaatttaaaacatgataagaggataatttttttttttttttaaaaaaggatgAATGggttttttccttctttattttctatttaattttttattaggctATTATGTCATTTTGGTAACGGAAAGATAGTGTATTCGCATTAATATATGTGAAATATTGAAAGATacgaaaatattacaaatttaatagtagttagaaaaatatttaatatgaataaaggaagaagaaataaaaaaatatttaaattatatagataaacAATAGATAAGTCGATGTATGTTGTATTGTACAATCTGTtagttaaaatagaaaaattggattttgatgatttattttagagaactaaatataaaaatcattggaagtgcttttattaaaaaaataaaataaaataaaatcaaaaagaGAAAGGGCTAAATTCCGAAATTTGTTTTggtaattaaccaaaaaattcaaacaagaaaaacaTGTGAAATGTGGAAAGAATGGGAAACTAAACTTTCGAATAATTTTTGTTCAATAAAATGACCACAAGAGGCCTGCATAGTCATTTCCAAATGACCAAATTCTCCTCAGAAGCAACCAATATTACTTGTACCCTGCTCTCACTCGAGTCCTATACTGATCTCAGTCACTATGTTTCTCCTCCAAGTTCTCTAATCAATGAATTTTTTTCCATCCGTTTTAGCTCAAGAGTGTTTGCATTTTTCGTTTCTAACATAGAAATGTTTGATTTACACATAAATCTTGTACGATAAAAAGCTTATAGTTAGATTATATTAAACAATGTTAGGGTGTAAACTTTCTTGTGTAAGATTTATATCATTTAGACCTAACAGTACTTCAATTTGTAATCACACATCTActtgttttttccaaattatTTGATATGGGTGTTAATGCTCTAAAAATCGCACGACAGACTGAAAGGGTAGAAAGAGTCGTTCCCGGCCCACTGGGATGACTTGGGTCTTGATTGGTGTTGTTAGGAGCCCCCGGTAGTATTCCGGTGCGACTGTACAGTGTCGGTGCATACGTCCATGACAATGGATAGAACATAAGTGCAGAGAGATGAACACATGGGTTTACATGGTTTGAcataatgcctacgtccacgggcgtttggggaggagaaatccactataatattcttatttatagtCTCTTATAGTCTTTAATTCTTCATTGTACAATGGTGGCTTTGGATATATTTATTGGAGAAAAACCAGCTCATTGTCCAGAGGTTGAAGGAGAAGTCGAAGAAGGaaaactgaagaagaagaagaagatccctCTGGAAGTCGTTTGGGCCTCCCCTTTTTAGGTGACCTCTCTGTCCACATGCCCCCTGCAAGGGTAAGGTTGGTCTGCTTCACGTACCTAATAGCTTCTCCTTTACTCCCTGACTCTTGACAGCCTCATGCTTCCTGCCGTCCCTTTCCCCTGACAACCCACCCTACTCCCTAACACCCTTGCTACCCCTGAACCTCCCTACTCCCTTTAGATCCCTGACACCCCCACCTTACTTCCTAACTCCCTAACTCCCCCTAGCTACTAATCTGTGGGCTAGGCCCGGTCCTTAGGCTCTGATATTTTTACCCCCCTCACAATACCTTGCGATTCTTAAGGGCAATTTACTCAAAAAAGAAGACCTTGAGAATTTCAAAGGTAAAAAATGCAATCGAATTAGTCTGCCCTAGTATGTAAGGAAATAAATTCCAGAGGTTGGTCCCCGTTTGTTCTTTTGGCACGAGTAGTAACATTTCCAAACTCAGGATTGAGAGATGAGCTTGATTATGTGGAGTGCGGGTAGACAGCTTGTCTCGACGAGGCGAGCGGGGAGCAAACTTGACCGCTTAGAGCGCGTGCATGAGGCTTAtgcaagtctagggactcggctttgttgagTGGGGGATAGGcgagtctagagacttggcctTGCTCCACAGCAAGTCTAGGGAACCGACTTCGTGGCGACTTTAAGGATTCGGCTTTGTTGAGCGGGAAATTGGCGAGTTTAGAGAATTGTCCTTACCCTGCAGTGAGTCTAATGACCCGACTTCGTAGTTAGTCTAGGGACTCAGCTTTGTTGAGCGAGGGGGTTGGTGAACCTaaagacttggccttaccccgtagcgagtctagggactcaactTCGTgacgagtctagggactcgactttgttgaGCAGGGGGTCGAGAATCTAGAGACTTAGTTTTACCCCGCACCAAGTCTAGGGACCCAACTTCgaggcgagtctagggactcggctttgttgagTGGGGGGTCGGCGAGTCTAAAGACTTGGCCTTATCCCGCAACGAGTCTAGGGACcgtggcgagtctagggactcgtcTTTGTTAAGCAGGGGGTCGGCGAGTCTAGTCACTTGGCCTTACACCAAAGCGAGTCTAGGGACCCGACTTcgtggcgagtctagggactttgCTTTGTTGAGCGGGGGGTTGGCGAGTCTCGTGACTTGGCCTTATCCCGCAGCGAGTCTAGGGACCTGAGTTCGTGGTGAGTCTAGGGACCCAACTTTGtggtgagtctagggactcggctttATTGGATGGGGGGTCGGcgagtctagagacttggccttaccccgtAGCGAGTCTAGAGACCCGACTTTGTGGCTAGTCTAGGGACTCAATTTTGTTGAGTGGGGGGTCGGCGAGTCTaaagacttggccttaccctaCAGCGAGTCTAGGGACCTGACTTCTTGGctagtctagggactcgacaTTGTTGACCAGGTGGTCAACAAGGCTAAAGACTTGGCCTTACCTCGCAGCGAGT from Juglans regia cultivar Chandler chromosome 2, Walnut 2.0, whole genome shotgun sequence carries:
- the LOC109010711 gene encoding probable LRR receptor-like serine/threonine-protein kinase At1g74360; translated protein: MSDEETDSWSTALIIFLILISGVLLVSGDSLHTDRDVLLQLKSFLEDNNKVNRGQYSKWNNGSSSSINPCNWEGIKCSQSNGTEERVTDINISDSHIAGEIFGNFSSLTELTYLDLSRNTLGGVIHSDLSRCQKLVHLNLSHNIINGELNLTGLSNLEKLDLSINRFSGEVRMSIPVSCDNLVVVNISGNNFTGTINGSFFDGCSKLQYLDLSSNNLTGQLWNGFARLLDFSVSENQLRGPVLSSMFIDNCSLKFLDLSENGFVGEFPREISKCRNLVILNLSENNFTGQIPAELGSISSLEALYLGSNKFSSKIPDSLLNLNNLTFLDLSKNNFQGNIQENLGKFIQVKFLLLHGNSFTGGINSSGILKLPNISRLDLSQNNFSGSLPVEITHVSSLNFLILAYNQFSGPIPLEFGNLSRLQALDLSFNRLIGSVPPTLGKLSSLLWLMLANNSLTGEIPPELGNCTSLLWLNLANNQLSGKIPPELTNIGSNPTPTFESNKRESNRIIAGSGECLAMKRWIPADYPPFSFVYTLLTRKSCRSIWDRLLQGNGIFQICARGSSVPTLQISGYVQLSGNRLSGEIPEDIGKMQNFSMLHLGMNEFYGKLPPQIGQMPLVVLNVTRNKLSGEIPKEIGDITCLQKLDLSFNNFSGTFPASLGNLTSLNKFNISYNPFISGTIPSTGQLATLEKESYLGVPLLDLPDFMKSPEVKSPERKDGRHKRPTKLARILVFLALILAFLIFGALSLIVCSLVKGPLESPGYLLEETKYRHDFASSSSCSSPWLSDTVKVIRLDKTAFTHADILKATGNFSEERIIGKGGFGTVYRGLLPGGREVAVKKLQREGIEGEREFRAEMEVLSGNGFGWPHPNLVTLYGWCLDGSQKILVYEYMEGGSLEDLVSDRMKLTWRRRVEVAIDVARALMFLHHECFPSIVHRDVKASNVLLDKDGKARVTDFGLARFVDTGDSHVSTVVAGTIGYVAPEYGQTWHATTKGDVYSFGVLSMELATGRRAVDGGEESLVEWARRVMGIGQHGLSRSVIPVVLLGSGLAEGAEEMCELLRIGVKCTAESPQARPNMKEVLAMLIKISSTRDEFNYGPYPPSL